The following proteins are encoded in a genomic region of Synechococcus sp. CBW1002:
- a CDS encoding aldehyde oxygenase (deformylating) yields MSPLPSAVESAAPDLAPTTVAEGGLPDFQSSSYKDAYSRINAIVIEGEQEAHDNYISLGSLLPDQAEELSRLARMELKHMKGFTACANNLGVTADMPFAKEFFAPLHGNFQAALAEGKVVTCLLIQAILIEAFAISAYHIYIPVADPFARKITEGVVKDEYTHLNYGQEWLKANLEASRQELEQANRENLPLVRKMLEQVAGDAAVLQMEKEDLMADFLSSYQEALMDIGFTGREIAKLAAAALVG; encoded by the coding sequence ATGTCCCCACTCCCCAGTGCCGTTGAGTCTGCTGCGCCCGACCTGGCGCCCACAACGGTGGCCGAGGGGGGGCTGCCCGATTTCCAGAGTTCCAGTTACAAAGATGCCTACAGCCGCATCAACGCGATTGTGATCGAGGGTGAGCAGGAAGCCCACGACAACTACATTTCGCTCGGCAGCCTGTTGCCCGATCAGGCCGAGGAGTTGTCCCGCCTGGCCCGGATGGAGCTGAAGCACATGAAGGGCTTCACGGCCTGTGCCAATAATCTCGGTGTGACGGCTGACATGCCCTTTGCCAAGGAGTTCTTTGCGCCGCTGCATGGCAACTTCCAGGCGGCACTGGCCGAAGGCAAGGTGGTCACCTGTCTGCTGATTCAGGCCATCCTGATCGAAGCCTTTGCGATCTCGGCCTATCACATCTATATCCCGGTGGCCGATCCGTTCGCGCGCAAAATCACCGAAGGTGTGGTCAAAGACGAGTACACCCACCTCAACTACGGTCAGGAGTGGCTCAAGGCCAATCTTGAAGCTTCCCGTCAGGAGCTGGAGCAGGCCAACCGCGAGAATCTGCCCCTGGTGCGCAAGATGCTCGAACAGGTGGCTGGGGATGCTGCCGTTCTGCAGATGGAAAAGGAAGATCTGATGGCCGATTTCCTCAGCTCGTACCAGGAGGCCCTGATGGATATCGGCTTCACCGGCCGTGAGATCGCCAAGCTTGCTGCCGCTGCTCTGGTGGGCTGA